The proteins below are encoded in one region of Purpureocillium takamizusanense chromosome 11, complete sequence:
- the apc5 gene encoding APC5 protein (COG:D~COG:O~EggNog:ENOG503NYVY) — translation MARYLTPAKIGLLVLLELYTEETIPSEAIMPVLSFITSHILDHGQSKPQASQTTRWGKAERTVRLVIGMKDFERLLGSYPFLMGLPGRKLWDQFLARLWEVNSLDALHSFFERIRSMLARSKDERQRLNEDEPQGEDDRIRLTRNSPYGAFVRRARLEFQRLRFYDCTELWRDFVRYRQPTAAYMRKKQPGFSRLSFDDVLRRGEDEEWDTQVVGDLAAVAHGDMLTGDLNGTVAVSTDDIEVLLEFQVEQMQKYGNRIPVEIHRQFQDLLHDSFLVPSLTHYLSFLDAWRAGDYPTAFDSLHRYFDYTMQYRDRLFYQYALMNLAVLQADFGCHRDAVSAMLETVSTARENRDMTCLNFALNWLFHFGRAHPDLVRDLERKSMLSTGKETLAFLRVKARESGMWTLWSSVLLTEAKLSLINGESVATSLEHMARSSQLIVERNMKTMFGSHLALQAALWNRLGLTTLSNLVADIFLRCHVQHSVFDDELKHTCRMAVALADRGKYAEALQSLESLDRNSLRSWKPSQYWHKYRGIIKLKRDLHHGNLDGAERLVVQLLQSKPDDLEPDMAFTIEALHIEYLTRRGDIQAAFASVDKLISQLCDESKDIALRVKLLLLKVALLDKCGRPQRAMSTAVRAANLAWRGRLVPCLWQAAGALSNILVSLGAFDAAVQLLTAALPRALECESPSLLGLLYSHLADANMGLAGTMPPKSSKRTEFMNWALRAVQEAFDHYSAMEDIERQCEMMAKKAMIMKLKGEMALAADFAAAYVELRKSAELWSMQDA, via the exons ATGGCGAGGTACCTGACGCCTGCAAAAATCGGACTTCTGGTTCTCCTGGAACTCTATACCGAGGAGACCATTCCGAGTGAGGCGATTATGCCCGTTCTATCCTTCATCACGTCTCACATCCTGGACCATGGCCAGTCGAAACCACAAGCATCTCAGACGACACGGTGGGGCAAGGCGGAACGTACCGTTAGGTTGGTAATTGGCATGAAAGACTTTGAGAGGCTGCTAGGAAGCTATCCCTTCCTGATGGGGTTGCCGGGGCGAAAGCTGTGGGATCAGTTTCTGGCACGTCTTTGGGAAGTCAATTCCCTAGACGCCCTCCATTCTTTCTTCGAGAGAATAAGATCGATGCTGGCAAGATCCAAGGACGAACGTCAGAGATTGAACGAAGACGAACCGCAAGGTGAAGATGACCGCATCAGACTGACTCGCAACTCGCCATATGGGGCATTCGTACGCCGCGCACGGCTCGAGTTCCAGCGGCTGCGGTTTTACGATTGCACGGAGCTCTGGAGGGATTTCGTGAGATATCGACAGCCAACAGCTGCCTATATGAGGAAGAAGCAGCCTGGGTTTTCTCGCCTGAGCTTTGATGATGTGTTGCGGCGCGGAGAGGACGAAGAATGGGACACCCAGGTCGTTGGCGACTTGGCTGCAGTAGCGCATGGAGATATGCTCACCGGGGATCTCAATGGAACTGTTGCTGTCAGCACTGATGACATTGAGGTTCTGTTGGAATTCCAGGTGGAGCAGATGCAAA AATACGGTAACAGAATCCCCGTGGAGATTCATCGTCAATTTCAAGATCTGCTTCACGACAGCTTTTTGGTGCCGAGCTTGACGCATTACCTCAG TTTCCTCGACGCGTGGCGTGCTGGTGACTATCCCACTGCGTTCGACTCCCTGCACCGCTACTTCGACTACACTATGCAATACCGTGATCGACTCTTCTACCAGTACGCACTGATGAATCTAGCTGTATTGCAAGCGGATTTCGGGTGTCACAGGGACGCGGTGTCAGCAATGCTTGAGACGGTATCGACGGCCCGCGAAAACCGAGACATGACCTGTCTGAACTTTGCTCTCAACTGGCTATTTCACTTCGGTCGCGCCCATCCAGACCTGGTCCGTGATCTCGAGCGCAAGAGCATGCTGAGCACCGGGAAAGAGACACTAGCATTTCTTCGAGTGAAAGCCCGGGAGTCCGGCATGTGGACGCTCTGGAGCTCGGTCCTGCTCACCGAGGCGAAACTTTCTCTCATCAACGGTGAATCCGTGGCGACATCGCTCGAACACATGGCCCGTAGCTCGCAGCTCATCGTGGAGAGGAACATGAAGACCATGTTTGGGTCTCATCTCGCGCTGCAAGCCGCCCTGTGGAATCGGCTGGGCCTCACGACTCTGTCTAACCTTGTCGCCGACATATTTCTACGCTGTCATGTGCAACACTCGGTATTTGATGACGAGCTGAAGCACACGTGTCGCATGGCggtggccctggccgaccgAGGAAAATACGCCGAAGCACTCCAGTCACTCGAGAGCCTGGACAGGAACTCTCTACGATCCTGGAAGCCGAGCCAGTACTGGCACAAGTATCGAGGAATCATCAAATTGAAGCGAGACTTGCACCATGGCAATCTGGACGGTGCAGAACGTTTGGTCGTGCAGCTTCTGCAGTCCAAGCCCGACGACCTAGAGCCTGATATGGCCTTCACTATTGAGGCACTGCATATTGAGTACCTGACGCGACGCGGGGACATTCAGGCAGCGTTCGCGAGCGTGGACAAGCTCATATCTCAGCTTTGCGACGAGAGCAAGGATATTGCTCTCCGCGTCAAGCTCCTCCTACTCAAGGTAGCGCTTCTCGACAAGTGTGGCCGACCGCAGAGAGCCATGTCTACGGCCGTTCGAGCCGCTAACTTGGCCTGGCGAGGGAGACTTGTGCCGTGCCTCTGGCAAGCTGCCGGCGCCCTGTCAAACATTCTCGTGTCGCTCGGCGCATTCGATGCAGCGGTTCAACTTCTCACAGCTGCCCTGCCGCGGGCCCTGGAATGCGAGTCCCCGAGCTTGCTGGGTCTGCTGTACTCCCATCTTGCGGACGCAAACATGGGCCTGGCCGGCACGATGCCTCCAAAGTCTAGCAAGAGGACGGAGTTCATGAACTGGGCATTGCGCGCTGTGCAAGAGGCCTTTGATCATTACTCGGCCATGGAGGACATTGAGCGACAGTGCGAAATGATGGCAAAGAAAGCCATGATTATGAAGTTGAAGGGGG
- the EAT5 gene encoding Cytochrome c oxidase subunit 13, mitochondrial (TransMembrane:1 (o55-75i)~COG:C~BUSCO:EOG092654RM~EggNog:ENOG503P4PR) encodes MLAARPATRAASRLATQLRAPAQRRFASTAENEFIKERQHIKDHAKGTTDLWKKISIYAVIPALALSGANAWYLWKAHWEHWDHMPPLEERTEYPYQNIRTKNYQWGDGDKTLFWNESVNYHNKDKVA; translated from the exons ATGCTTGCTGCACGACCTGCTACCCGCGCGGCCTCGCGCCTTGCTacgcagctgcgcgccccCGCTCAGCGACGTTTTGCCAGCACCGCTGAGAACGAGTTCATCAAGGAGCGCCAGCACATCAAGGATCACGCCAAGGGCACGACTG ACTTGTGGAAGAAGATCTCCATCTA CGCCGTCATCCCTGCTCTGGCTCTCTCTGGTGCCAATGCCTGGTATCTTTGGAAGGCTCACTGGGAGCACTGGGACCACATGCCCCCTCTGGAGGAGCGCACCGAATACCCCTACCAGAACATTCGCACCAAGAACTACCAGTGGGGCGACGGAGACAAG ACTCTGTT CTGGAACGAGTCAGTCAACTACCACAACAAGGACAAGGTCGCGTAA
- the APN2 gene encoding DNA-(apurinic or apyrimidinic site) lyase (EggNog:ENOG503NUNY~COG:L), protein MFDILEADIVVMQEVKIQRKDLQDDMVLVPGWDVYFSLPRHKKGYSGVAIYTRNATCAPVRAEEGVTGVLTPPQSSTKFRDLPEDQRIGGYPMPGQLSGNVDELELDSEGRCVILEFPAFVLLGVYSPANRNESRHNFRVAFLEALDVRIRNLVASGKQVILTGDLNVIRSEIDSTNVAECIRKEGMSLEEWKAVPSRRIFNHLIFDGDVSGQRDEGREIPVLWDLCRCFHPSRQGMNTCWDTKRNTRPANNGSRIDYILCSAGLKSWFAHADIQQGLMGSDHCPVFGMLADVVHVEGRHVSIKDMMNPPGMFSDGERLREWSHRDSLPLSARLIPEFDRRQSIRDMFSRTASGGQQSLSQKPGSIPSSSSSATTVRKPDLVSKEDANASEIFPATTAQSLASPRKRSPAVTTTFRSTKRPRQADGSSSAGANAQAGQRTLQGFFKPVGQRHQDTAETLHQSPRGGAVATESPTASTVTTELPAQDVQNSVAPAEKSSQPLLSPDRSASPVENVFDPIEAKESWSRLLGKRVPPRCEHDEPCISLLTKKPGVNCGRSFYICRRPLGPSGEKEHGSEWRCGTFIWSSDWSKQSM, encoded by the exons ATGTTCGATATCCTAGAggccgacatcgtcgtcatgcaGGAGGTTAAGATACAGCGCAAAGACCTACAAGATGATATGGTTCTCGTGCCGGGCTGGGATGTGTACTTTAGTCTTCCGAGGCACAAGAAAG GCTATTCGGGGGTGGCAATTTATACTCGAAACGCGACCTGTGCCCCTGTGCGTGCTGAGGAAGGCGTCACAGGCGTTCTCACACCACCACAATCATCAACAAAGTTTCGTGATCTTCCCGAAGATCAGCGGATTGGTGGATACCCCATGCCTGGTCAGCTCTCGGGCAATGTCGATGAGCTTGAGCTAGATTCCGAGGGGCGCTGTGTCATCCTAGAATTCCCTGCCTTTGTTCTCTTGGGCGTATACAGTCCTGCCAACCGCAACGAGTCTCGTCACAACTTTCGAGTTGCTTTTCTGGAGGCCCTGGACGTGCGGATACGAAATCTTGTCGCGTCAGGCAAGCAAGTCATACTCACAGGCGACTTAAACGTTATCCGATCCGAGATTGACTCCACAAACGTTGCGGAATGTATTCGCAAGGAAGGCATGTCCTTAGAGGAGTGGAAAGCGGTGCCTTCGCGTCGCATCTTCAACCACCTCATTTTTGACGGCGATGTGTCCGGGCAGAGAGACGAAGGGAGAGAGATCCCGGTACTCTGGGATCTGTGCCGGTGTTTTCATCCGAGTCGGCAGGGTATGAATACCTGCTGGGACACGAAGCGCAATACCCGGCCCGCCAACAACGGCAGCCGCATCGATTACATATTGTGCAGCGCGGGCTTGAAGTCCTGGTTCGCACACGCCGATATACAGCAGGGATTGATGGGCTCGGATCACTGCCCGGTGTTTGGGATGCTGGCCGATGTAGTCCATGTGGAAGGGCGGCACGTCTCCATCAAAGATATGATGAACCCTCCAGGCATGTTCAGCGACGGAGAACGCTTGCGGGAATGGTCTCACAGGGACAGCCTTCCTCTTTCTGCCAGGTTGATACCGGAGTTCGACCGGCGTCAGAGCATCAGAGACATGTTCTCCAGGACAGCCTCTGGCGGGCAGCAATCACTCTCACAGAAACCGGGCAGCATaccctcctcgagctcaagTGCGACCACTGTGAGGAAACCGGACCTCGTTTCGAAGGAAGACGCCAATGCTTCTGAAATATTCCCGGCTACGACAGCTCAGTCGCTGGCCTCACCGCGCAAGAGGTCTCCGGCAGTGACTACCACCTTCAGATCTACGAAGCGGCCTCGACAGGCCGATGGCTCGAGTTCCGCTGGCGCCAACGCTCAAGCCGGTCAGCGAACACTGCAAGGCTTTTTCAAGCCAGTGGGCCAGAGACACCAAGATACAGCAGAGACACTCCATCAATCGCCTCGGGGTGGCGCAGTTGCAACAGAATCCCCTACTGCTTCTACTGTCACCACGGAACTGCCTGCGCAAGATGTGCAAAACAGTGTCGCGCCAGCTGAGAAATCGTCACAGCCCCTTCTGTCTCCTGATCGCTCCGCTTCACCCGTGGAAAATGTCTTTGATCCAATCGAGGCCAAAGAGTCTTGGTCCAGGCTTCTGGGAAAGCGCGTTCCCCCGCGTTGCGAGCACGACGAGCCTTGTATCAGCCTTCTCACCAAAAAGCCCGGCGTCAATTGCG GTCGGTCGTTCTACatttgtcggcggccgcttgGGCCTTCGGGCGAGAAGGAGCATGGGTCAGAATGGCGCTGTGGAACGTTCATATGGAGTAGTGATTGGAGCAAGCAATCCATGTGA
- the APN2 gene encoding DNA-(apurinic or apyrimidinic site) lyase (EggNog:ENOG503NUNY~COG:L) produces MFQLTPYLPGYSGVAIYTRNATCAPVRAEEGVTGVLTPPQSSTKFRDLPEDQRIGGYPMPGQLSGNVDELELDSEGRCVILEFPAFVLLGVYSPANRNESRHNFRVAFLEALDVRIRNLVASGKQVILTGDLNVIRSEIDSTNVAECIRKEGMSLEEWKAVPSRRIFNHLIFDGDVSGQRDEGREIPVLWDLCRCFHPSRQGMNTCWDTKRNTRPANNGSRIDYILCSAGLKSWFAHADIQQGLMGSDHCPVFGMLADVVHVEGRHVSIKDMMNPPGMFSDGERLREWSHRDSLPLSARLIPEFDRRQSIRDMFSRTASGGQQSLSQKPGSIPSSSSSATTVRKPDLVSKEDANASEIFPATTAQSLASPRKRSPAVTTTFRSTKRPRQADGSSSAGANAQAGQRTLQGFFKPVGQRHQDTAETLHQSPRGGAVATESPTASTVTTELPAQDVQNSVAPAEKSSQPLLSPDRSASPVENVFDPIEAKESWSRLLGKRVPPRCEHDEPCISLLTKKPGVNCGRSFYICRRPLGPSGEKEHGSEWRCGTFIWSSDWSKQSM; encoded by the exons ATGTTCCAGCTAACGCCATACCTTCCAGGCTATTCGGGGGTGGCAATTTATACTCGAAACGCGACCTGTGCCCCTGTGCGTGCTGAGGAAGGCGTCACAGGCGTTCTCACACCACCACAATCATCAACAAAGTTTCGTGATCTTCCCGAAGATCAGCGGATTGGTGGATACCCCATGCCTGGTCAGCTCTCGGGCAATGTCGATGAGCTTGAGCTAGATTCCGAGGGGCGCTGTGTCATCCTAGAATTCCCTGCCTTTGTTCTCTTGGGCGTATACAGTCCTGCCAACCGCAACGAGTCTCGTCACAACTTTCGAGTTGCTTTTCTGGAGGCCCTGGACGTGCGGATACGAAATCTTGTCGCGTCAGGCAAGCAAGTCATACTCACAGGCGACTTAAACGTTATCCGATCCGAGATTGACTCCACAAACGTTGCGGAATGTATTCGCAAGGAAGGCATGTCCTTAGAGGAGTGGAAAGCGGTGCCTTCGCGTCGCATCTTCAACCACCTCATTTTTGACGGCGATGTGTCCGGGCAGAGAGACGAAGGGAGAGAGATCCCGGTACTCTGGGATCTGTGCCGGTGTTTTCATCCGAGTCGGCAGGGTATGAATACCTGCTGGGACACGAAGCGCAATACCCGGCCCGCCAACAACGGCAGCCGCATCGATTACATATTGTGCAGCGCGGGCTTGAAGTCCTGGTTCGCACACGCCGATATACAGCAGGGATTGATGGGCTCGGATCACTGCCCGGTGTTTGGGATGCTGGCCGATGTAGTCCATGTGGAAGGGCGGCACGTCTCCATCAAAGATATGATGAACCCTCCAGGCATGTTCAGCGACGGAGAACGCTTGCGGGAATGGTCTCACAGGGACAGCCTTCCTCTTTCTGCCAGGTTGATACCGGAGTTCGACCGGCGTCAGAGCATCAGAGACATGTTCTCCAGGACAGCCTCTGGCGGGCAGCAATCACTCTCACAGAAACCGGGCAGCATaccctcctcgagctcaagTGCGACCACTGTGAGGAAACCGGACCTCGTTTCGAAGGAAGACGCCAATGCTTCTGAAATATTCCCGGCTACGACAGCTCAGTCGCTGGCCTCACCGCGCAAGAGGTCTCCGGCAGTGACTACCACCTTCAGATCTACGAAGCGGCCTCGACAGGCCGATGGCTCGAGTTCCGCTGGCGCCAACGCTCAAGCCGGTCAGCGAACACTGCAAGGCTTTTTCAAGCCAGTGGGCCAGAGACACCAAGATACAGCAGAGACACTCCATCAATCGCCTCGGGGTGGCGCAGTTGCAACAGAATCCCCTACTGCTTCTACTGTCACCACGGAACTGCCTGCGCAAGATGTGCAAAACAGTGTCGCGCCAGCTGAGAAATCGTCACAGCCCCTTCTGTCTCCTGATCGCTCCGCTTCACCCGTGGAAAATGTCTTTGATCCAATCGAGGCCAAAGAGTCTTGGTCCAGGCTTCTGGGAAAGCGCGTTCCCCCGCGTTGCGAGCACGACGAGCCTTGTATCAGCCTTCTCACCAAAAAGCCCGGCGTCAATTGCG GTCGGTCGTTCTACatttgtcggcggccgcttgGGCCTTCGGGCGAGAAGGAGCATGGGTCAGAATGGCGCTGTGGAACGTTCATATGGAGTAGTGATTGGAGCAAGCAATCCATGTGA